The following nucleotide sequence is from Gymnodinialimonas sp. 202GB13-11.
GTTCGAGAAACACGCCCTGCGGCACAACGGGGCTTGCCCGGGTATGCGCGGCGCGAGCCAATGGCCCGAACGCCACGTGCGCTGTCAAGTCGGCTTGTCCCGGTGCATCGAGGGGATCTGCAAATGCATGCCCGGACAGCGCCTGAAACGTATCGCCGGTGCTGTTGATGTCTCCGTAGTCCACGATCAACGCAGCGCCCCCATGCGCATTGATGCGCCTCCCGACCTCTTCCGTGATGGCCTCACCCGGCGCACAGGTCTCCACGATCATGCCAGGAGCGAACCCCTCCCGAACCGACAATGGGGCAGGCGGTGCAAGGCCCCAGATCAACGCGTCGTCCGAGGTGCCGATCTGCCGTTCCTGCCAATCTCCCGCATCGTTCATCTGGAATTGCCGGATCGGCAGGGCATCGAAGAACTCGTTTGCGATTAGGAAAAGCGGGCCTTCGGGTAAATCCGCCACGCTGTCGTGAAATACGGCACCCGGCACAGCCTCAGCCTGCGCAGCGCGCAGCGCCGGCGACGCCTCAACCAGATGGACCTGAAGTGCACCGTGAAAGCCGGGCACAGCCCGTGTGGCGCGGAGAACGTCGGTCATCAAAGTCCCGCGCCCAGGCCCAAGTTCGGCCAACACGCCCCTTGGCTGCCCCTGATCCATCCAGACCTGCGCCATCCACAACCCAAGAAGCTCCCCAAACATCTGGCTGATCTCAGGCGCGGTAATGAAATCGCCGGATTGGCCGAAAGGGTCGCGCGTCGCGTAGTACCCGAATTCCGGGTCGTGCAGGCATTCGGCCATGTAGTCGGCTACCGACATCGGCCCCAGCCGCGCAATGCGGGCGATCAACCGCTTCTTAAGCGACACGCCGTGCCCGCAAGACAAAGAAGGTGCCAAGTAGCAGCATCGGGATTGTCAGGATCTGTCCCATGGTCAGGCCAACCTCGGGCGACAATGTCAGCGCGAAACCAATCGGATTGTCCGGCCCGGCAAACTGTGCGTCCGGCTGGCGAAAGAATTCCACGAAAAAGCGCGAGGCCCCGTAGATCACGAAGAACATGCCGGTCAGCGCACCGGGACGCTTCAGCCATCCGGCGCGCCACGCCAATATCAAAAGAAGCGCGCCCATGAACAGGCCTTCTAGCAGCGCCTCGTAAAGCTGCGACGGGTGCCGCGCGCAGACCGTCGCACCCAGATAGTCTGTGATGCCAACCGGCCCATCGCAGTCTTGCGCCGCAGCACCGGGAAAGATGAACGCCCAAGGCGCGTCCGAGGGGCGGCCCCAAAGCTCAGCATTCACGAAGTTCGCCAAGCGCCCCAGCAGCAGGCCAATCCCGATCACCATCGACATCGCATCGGCGATCTGAAGCGGCGGCGCACCGGTGCGCCTGCAAAAGATGTAACCCGCAATCGCGACTCCTGCGAGGCCGCCGTGGAACGACATCCCGCCCTCCCAGATACGCAGCGCGGCCAGCGGATCGCTTGCATAAATGCCCGGCTGGTAGAACAGCACATAGCCAATCCGCCCGCCGAGGATGACGCCAAGCACCACAGCCGTCAGCAAGCCCTCAACCTGATCGGGGCGAAGGGGCGGCGTATCATTTGGCCACAAAGCGGGACGTGCCATCGCTTTCCAGATCACCCACCAGCCCAGGCCAAGGCCGAAAAGGTAGGCCAGCGCATACCAGCGCAGGGCGAAGCTGAAGCTGCCGATCTCTATCGAAAACAGCTCTGGCGATAGCGGTGGAAACGGGATGGCGAACAAAGGGTGGGCCTCGATGCGCGGGATTTTCCCCGTGGTTGGGGCGCTGGTGCGACGAAGTCAACCTTGATCAAAGGCCCGCGCCTGCCCATATGCATCACAACATGAACAGGAGTGCAGCCGATGCAGACCCGTAACAAGATCATGGATGATCTCAGCCAGTTGATGACCAACGCCATGGGCGTGGCTCAAGGTGCAAAGGATGAGGCCGAAACGGCCATGAATTCCATGATGGACCGCTGGCTGGCAAACCGGAACCTTGTCACCCGGGAGGAGTTCGACGCCGTCCGCGCGATGGCACAAAAGGCCCGTGAAGAGAACGAAGCGCTCAAGGCCCGTATCGCCGCGCTGGAGGAAAAATCCGGCGACTGAAGCCCGATTTTACTGACAATGCACAAGCCGCCAAAAAAGTTTTGGCGGCTTTTTTGTGGGTAAGTGACTCTCCCTTGTGGGGCGTTTTGGCATAACCCCTATATGTTGTGGGCAACTCATGGAAATGCCCATCACCCCCATTTGCACCGCAAAAATAGTTCTTTACAGCGACTCCCCAAGACCGCACCATATTTCGTAGGAACTGAGGCCGAGCAGCCCATTCCTAGGAAAGACACCCAGCTTTTGTGGGCGTCTTGGGATTGAACCACCAAGGCCCCGCTGGCTGCCAACCAGGACT
It contains:
- a CDS encoding class I SAM-dependent methyltransferase codes for the protein MSLKKRLIARIARLGPMSVADYMAECLHDPEFGYYATRDPFGQSGDFITAPEISQMFGELLGLWMAQVWMDQGQPRGVLAELGPGRGTLMTDVLRATRAVPGFHGALQVHLVEASPALRAAQAEAVPGAVFHDSVADLPEGPLFLIANEFFDALPIRQFQMNDAGDWQERQIGTSDDALIWGLAPPAPLSVREGFAPGMIVETCAPGEAITEEVGRRINAHGGAALIVDYGDINSTGDTFQALSGHAFADPLDAPGQADLTAHVAFGPLARAAHTRASPVVPQGVFLERLGITARAQALAEGLSGAALDAHVAAHRRLTHPDEMGTLFKVMALTPEDAPSPPAVEPAP
- the lgt gene encoding prolipoprotein diacylglyceryl transferase — its product is MFAIPFPPLSPELFSIEIGSFSFALRWYALAYLFGLGLGWWVIWKAMARPALWPNDTPPLRPDQVEGLLTAVVLGVILGGRIGYVLFYQPGIYASDPLAALRIWEGGMSFHGGLAGVAIAGYIFCRRTGAPPLQIADAMSMVIGIGLLLGRLANFVNAELWGRPSDAPWAFIFPGAAAQDCDGPVGITDYLGATVCARHPSQLYEALLEGLFMGALLLILAWRAGWLKRPGALTGMFFVIYGASRFFVEFFRQPDAQFAGPDNPIGFALTLSPEVGLTMGQILTIPMLLLGTFFVLRARRVA
- a CDS encoding accessory factor UbiK family protein encodes the protein MQTRNKIMDDLSQLMTNAMGVAQGAKDEAETAMNSMMDRWLANRNLVTREEFDAVRAMAQKAREENEALKARIAALEEKSGD